Proteins encoded together in one uncultured Desulfosarcina sp. window:
- a CDS encoding PfaD family polyunsaturated fatty acid/polyketide biosynthesis protein: protein MTKITTKTTSIGTWRPAGDLPNTEDGAFSQALRQLDHPLYAVDVDGRPGVARDGSAILGNQESSSANGYPLLGWSPPLPLESLGDPGFKKDHGLRLAYVCGAMANGITSVEMVEAAARAGMIGFFGAGGLSIAQIEAAIDRLSSSLGELPYGFNLIHSPNDMTLEQQTVDLYLAKGIRLVSASAYLDLTTPLVQYRVQGIHQNAQGEIVCPNRIIAKVSREEVARKFFAPPPEKHLQRLQNQGIITSEQAALALRIPMAQDLTAEADSGGHTDNRPALCLFPTMLALRDEMARQYDYTIPLRVGLAGGIATPQSAAAAFAMGAAYILTGSVNQSCQEADTSPLVKKMLAKARQADIIMAPAADMFEMGVKVQVLKRGTMFSMRGARLYDIYRTYDRFEDVPEDQRKLVEGSFLKCSFDQEWRNTRTFFLERDPSQVDRAEKDPKHKMALVFRSYLGRASLWAKSGVADRAIDYQIWCGPAMGAFNEWVRGSFLEAPENRKTVTVAKNLLYGAAVLLRLSSLKSQGFSLDEGDFRIEPMSGEELDRMAGGIS from the coding sequence GTGACTAAAATAACGACTAAAACAACATCCATCGGCACCTGGCGCCCGGCCGGTGATCTGCCGAACACCGAAGACGGCGCGTTTTCTCAGGCCTTGCGGCAGCTCGACCACCCCTTGTATGCCGTCGATGTGGACGGCCGCCCGGGTGTCGCGCGGGACGGCAGCGCCATCCTCGGAAATCAAGAATCTTCCTCAGCGAACGGCTACCCCCTTCTGGGATGGTCCCCGCCCCTGCCGCTGGAATCGTTGGGTGATCCGGGCTTTAAAAAGGATCACGGTCTTCGCCTGGCCTACGTCTGCGGTGCCATGGCCAACGGCATCACCTCGGTGGAGATGGTGGAAGCGGCGGCCCGGGCCGGCATGATCGGATTTTTCGGCGCCGGCGGGCTCTCCATCGCGCAGATCGAAGCCGCCATCGACCGGCTCTCGTCCTCCCTGGGAGAATTGCCCTATGGTTTCAACCTGATCCACAGCCCCAACGACATGACCCTGGAACAGCAGACCGTGGATCTCTATCTTGCCAAAGGTATTCGTCTGGTCTCGGCATCCGCCTACCTGGACCTGACCACCCCTCTGGTCCAGTACCGCGTCCAAGGCATCCATCAAAACGCCCAAGGCGAAATTGTCTGCCCCAATCGGATCATTGCCAAGGTGTCCCGCGAGGAGGTGGCCCGCAAATTCTTTGCGCCCCCGCCGGAAAAGCACCTGCAGCGGTTGCAGAATCAGGGAATCATCACTTCCGAACAGGCTGCCCTGGCTCTCCGAATTCCCATGGCCCAGGATCTGACTGCCGAGGCCGACTCCGGCGGCCATACCGACAACCGGCCGGCCCTGTGCCTCTTTCCAACCATGCTGGCCCTACGGGACGAAATGGCCCGGCAGTACGACTACACGATACCGCTGCGCGTGGGCCTTGCCGGCGGCATTGCCACTCCACAATCGGCGGCCGCGGCATTTGCCATGGGTGCGGCCTACATCCTGACCGGTTCGGTGAATCAATCCTGTCAGGAGGCCGACACATCGCCACTGGTGAAAAAAATGCTGGCCAAAGCCAGACAGGCGGACATCATCATGGCCCCGGCGGCAGACATGTTCGAGATGGGCGTGAAGGTGCAGGTGCTCAAACGCGGCACCATGTTTTCCATGCGTGGGGCGCGCCTCTATGACATCTATCGTACCTACGACCGCTTTGAAGATGTGCCCGAAGATCAGCGCAAACTGGTCGAAGGGTCTTTTTTGAAGTGCTCCTTCGACCAGGAATGGCGGAATACTCGCACCTTTTTCCTGGAGCGGGACCCATCCCAGGTGGACCGGGCCGAGAAAGACCCCAAACACAAAATGGCCCTGGTGTTTCGCTCCTATTTGGGCCGAGCTTCCCTGTGGGCCAAAAGCGGTGTCGCCGACCGGGCCATCGACTATCAGATCTGGTGCGGTCCGGCCATGGGAGCCTTCAACGAGTGGGTCAGGGGCTCCTTTTTGGAGGCACCGGAAAACCGCAAAACGGTAACCGTGGCCAAAAACCTGCTATACGGGGCTGCGGTACTGTTGCGTCTGAGCAGCCTGAAAAGCCAGGGATTTAGCCTGGATGAAGGCGATTTTCGCATCGAGCCCATGAGCGGAGAGGAGTTGGATCGTATGGCGGGGGGAATTTCTTGA
- a CDS encoding SDR family NAD(P)-dependent oxidoreductase, with protein sequence MNTKPYQKPVAIIGMGGMFAGSSNMKDYWRVLLNGIDCIGDPPPSHKILNDFLDSDPKRPDHIYCNRGGFLPEMPFDPTEFGIPPAALEATDTSQLLGLVAAKMALADAGYGDDRDFDREHTSVIIGVTGTQELVISLGSRLGHPYWRRSLEGKGLSDDQKTAILGDIADSYVPWQENSFPGLLGNVVAGRICNRLNLGGTNCVVDAACASSMGAIHLALMELAAGKSHMVVTGGVDTINDIFMHMCFSKTGVLSHSGDARPFSADADGTVLGEGIGILVLKRLEDAQRDGDRIYAVIRGIGSSSDGKSQSIYAPRAEGQMRALDEAYRNAGIDPETVGLVEAHGTGTRVGDEVEFSALKNVFGAATSNGNRCALGSVKSMIGHTKAAAGAAGLIKSALALYNKVLPPTLKADAPDPKLGIESSPFYLNTIARPWFAKNDTPRRGGVSSFGFGGSNFHVLLEEYTPDKKEIAWDGSVEILAFSGNDADAVIGKLEDLGHQLKDGMTTVQLARTASSLRAEFSTKDSYRLVLVIETGHGDQQLKNRLDQAMGIVAGGQSKNVPSSGIYFHAGENAAGKIAFLFPGQGSQYPYMGRDLVCRFPEAMDAVETANDHCDLDEPLWERLFPRPALNNDQKQFQVEALRRTDAAQPAIGSISLAMLRILEFFDLRPDAVCGHSYGELPALYAAGCIDRKTLQHLSSLRGRLMAEAGRDGDAGSMLAVKAPADELKQLIGQHPDVVLANINSPDQAVLSGPTAAVDSVKAECDTKGYRSVVLPVAAAFHSPIVADAAQGFSQALASITFTPGKIPVYANATAAPYPDDPQAGIELLDRQMISSVQFQRTVEQLYASGVRTFVEVGPKSVLSGLVRATLGANVSVVPLDRSSGKASGILDLAHAIGQLAALGAGLDLTRWEKEPPASRKQKMVIPLSGANYRAPRKTQPKPEVKAAARPAPVSSTPAISPQPTETQSIRHTAMRPFEKDHRPQTAAVHPAPSAGPTQPHDSTNMNATLAIVQQGLASMQALQEQTALAHQKFLDAQAQASRTLQEMMQSARMAAGLPANVTGVPVAEQTTLPAHAQPVSPQQQPEPMPVTPVVPATPAASTPPAKPAVITPPAVARTQNIEQKPVPAFKSNGKMEGSDTVAATLLSVVSELTGYPVEMLGLEMDIEADLGIDSIKRVEILSAMEERMPQLPQVTPDMVGSLKTLGQICDFLVADEAASPTVESPIASNTTADSSAAIQSTLLSVVSELTGYPVEMLGLEMDIEADLGIDSIKRVEILSAMEERMPQLPQVTPDMVGSLKTLGQICDFLAADEAPSSQVQISVQTQEASNSNNDSAVSIQTTLLSVVSELTGYPVEMLGLEMDIEADLGIDSIKRVEILSAMEERMPQLPQVTPDMVGSLKTLGQICDFLAADEAPSSQVQISVQTQEASNSNNDSAVSIQTTLLSVVSELTGYPVEMLGLEMDIEADLGIDSIKRVEILSAMEERMPQLPQVTPDMVGSLKTLGQICDFLAGGQTVTAAQPEPATQQPVAPETNTESIQIPRQIVDVVVLPEKSGRTLRIGADRWIGVLDDQTDLAQAVFRCLGKSDLPCRILTKDQIADASNLSGLAGLILCVETDPETAFLAAKTAAPELQNAASAGDALFAAITRIDGAFGFTGNAFEHAEQGALAGLVKTARLEWPSITCRVLDLSPDFSDPEQAAQKAVSELLSLKPQDPAEIGLFPEKRVTLQPVPADTADGILDLDSSDVVAITGGARGVTAACALALANASGAAIALIGRSPAPFPVPSWLAGIEDEAGMKKAIVQHAFVDQQPTPKELEAEFKRQKANQAIAGTLQRLEDAGVRAAYFSADVTDTKGLQAAVDEIRTTLGPIAAVIHGAGVLQDRLIADKTLNQFRQVYNTKVQGFKNLLEATESDRLRHLVLFSSVSARTGNTGQCDYAMANEVLNKMARVVSQQRSGCRVSAINWGPWDGGMVTPSLKKAFRDQQIDLIPVEAGANLMVAEMKNADPAPVEVLIGSMLETPSVEDEANEAAMDLLERRELDLQRYPVLASHVIGGKPVVPFALIGEWIGHGAVKENPGYTLHGIDDFRLLSGIRIEQEKKLVRLLAGKARKNGNGWHVAVELRNGVKNGKDVIHSRARALLVDRLPDPPAYKGNGKNGSRPYPRDLDAVYREILFHGDQLRAIQNIEAYSDHGMTARLTGAPKPEAWMQDPIRERWTADPMVLDGAFQMAIVWCFEQTGSVCLPSYAQSYRQYRPAFPESGVTAVMTVTQYTHRKMSADFTFLDADEQVVATLTGYEATVDQTLIHAFRNNGQPSVIQEN encoded by the coding sequence ATGAATACAAAACCCTACCAGAAGCCAGTAGCCATCATCGGCATGGGCGGCATGTTCGCCGGATCGTCGAATATGAAGGATTACTGGCGGGTCCTGCTCAACGGCATCGACTGTATCGGCGATCCGCCGCCCAGCCACAAAATCCTGAACGATTTTTTGGACAGCGATCCCAAGCGTCCTGACCACATCTACTGCAACCGGGGCGGGTTCTTGCCCGAAATGCCCTTCGACCCCACGGAATTCGGCATACCTCCGGCGGCCCTGGAGGCCACCGACACGTCCCAGTTGCTGGGACTGGTCGCCGCCAAAATGGCTCTTGCCGATGCCGGCTACGGAGATGACCGCGATTTCGACCGGGAGCATACCTCGGTTATTATAGGGGTAACCGGCACCCAGGAACTGGTCATCTCCCTCGGTTCACGCCTGGGGCACCCATACTGGCGCAGGTCTTTGGAAGGAAAAGGACTCAGCGACGATCAGAAAACAGCAATTCTTGGAGATATCGCCGATAGTTATGTTCCCTGGCAGGAAAACTCCTTTCCCGGCCTGCTGGGCAATGTAGTGGCCGGAAGGATCTGCAACCGTTTGAACCTGGGTGGCACCAATTGTGTGGTGGATGCCGCCTGCGCCAGCAGCATGGGCGCCATTCACCTAGCCCTGATGGAGCTTGCCGCCGGCAAGAGCCATATGGTCGTTACCGGCGGCGTCGACACCATCAACGACATTTTCATGCACATGTGTTTTTCGAAAACCGGTGTTTTGTCCCACAGCGGCGACGCCCGCCCCTTTTCCGCCGACGCGGACGGCACGGTGCTGGGCGAAGGCATCGGCATCCTGGTGCTCAAACGCCTCGAGGACGCCCAGCGTGACGGCGACCGCATTTATGCCGTTATTCGTGGAATCGGCTCCTCCAGTGACGGCAAGTCCCAGAGCATCTATGCGCCGCGCGCCGAAGGACAGATGCGGGCCCTTGACGAAGCCTACCGCAATGCAGGCATCGACCCGGAAACGGTGGGGCTGGTGGAAGCCCACGGCACCGGCACACGGGTGGGGGACGAGGTGGAATTCAGCGCCTTGAAAAACGTGTTCGGCGCCGCCACGTCCAACGGAAACCGCTGCGCGCTGGGATCGGTGAAATCCATGATCGGCCACACCAAGGCCGCCGCCGGCGCCGCCGGACTGATCAAGTCGGCCCTTGCACTTTACAACAAGGTGCTGCCTCCCACCCTTAAAGCCGACGCTCCGGATCCAAAACTGGGAATCGAATCCAGTCCCTTTTACCTGAACACCATTGCCCGGCCATGGTTTGCGAAAAACGATACACCCCGGAGAGGCGGGGTCAGTTCCTTCGGCTTCGGCGGCAGCAACTTTCATGTCTTACTCGAGGAATATACCCCCGACAAAAAGGAGATCGCCTGGGATGGCTCCGTCGAGATTCTGGCCTTTTCGGGAAACGACGCCGACGCCGTCATTGGGAAGCTTGAAGACCTGGGTCATCAACTGAAAGACGGAATGACGACCGTCCAATTGGCCCGTACGGCCAGTTCCTTAAGGGCAGAATTTTCGACAAAGGACTCTTACCGGTTGGTCCTGGTGATCGAAACTGGCCATGGGGACCAGCAACTGAAAAATCGTCTGGATCAAGCCATGGGCATCGTTGCCGGCGGCCAATCCAAAAACGTACCATCGTCCGGCATCTATTTTCATGCGGGCGAAAACGCCGCCGGAAAAATCGCCTTTCTCTTTCCGGGTCAGGGGAGCCAGTATCCCTACATGGGCAGGGACCTGGTCTGTCGTTTCCCCGAGGCCATGGATGCCGTCGAAACAGCAAACGATCATTGCGACCTCGATGAACCGCTGTGGGAACGGCTCTTTCCGCGTCCCGCCTTGAACAACGATCAGAAGCAGTTCCAGGTGGAGGCCCTTCGCCGGACCGATGCGGCCCAGCCGGCTATCGGATCAATCAGCCTGGCCATGCTGCGTATTCTCGAATTTTTCGACCTGCGGCCCGACGCCGTCTGCGGGCACAGCTACGGTGAATTGCCCGCCCTGTATGCCGCCGGTTGCATCGATCGAAAAACCCTTCAGCACCTCAGCTCCCTCCGCGGCCGCCTGATGGCAGAGGCCGGGCGGGACGGGGATGCAGGCAGCATGCTGGCGGTAAAAGCCCCCGCCGACGAGTTGAAACAGTTGATCGGGCAGCACCCCGACGTGGTGCTGGCCAACATCAACAGCCCCGACCAGGCGGTGCTGTCCGGACCGACAGCGGCCGTCGATTCAGTAAAAGCCGAATGCGACACGAAGGGCTATCGCAGCGTTGTTTTGCCGGTGGCCGCGGCCTTTCACAGCCCGATCGTGGCTGACGCTGCACAAGGTTTCTCCCAAGCACTCGCATCCATCACCTTTACACCGGGAAAGATACCGGTATACGCCAATGCGACGGCAGCGCCGTATCCCGACGACCCGCAGGCTGGTATCGAATTGCTGGACCGACAGATGATATCGTCGGTACAGTTTCAGCGCACCGTCGAACAGCTCTACGCATCGGGTGTACGCACCTTCGTCGAGGTGGGCCCCAAAAGCGTACTCAGCGGACTGGTTCGCGCCACGCTCGGAGCGAACGTTTCGGTCGTTCCCCTGGACCGCTCCTCCGGGAAGGCTTCGGGAATCCTCGATCTGGCCCACGCCATCGGGCAACTGGCCGCTCTGGGCGCCGGTCTCGATCTCACCCGCTGGGAAAAGGAACCGCCCGCTTCGCGCAAGCAAAAAATGGTCATCCCGCTTTCCGGCGCCAATTACCGGGCGCCCCGCAAGACACAACCGAAACCTGAAGTGAAAGCAGCAGCCCGCCCTGCTCCCGTTTCGAGCACCCCGGCTATTTCACCGCAACCAACAGAGACTCAGTCAATCCGTCATACTGCCATGCGACCATTCGAAAAAGACCATCGTCCCCAAACAGCGGCCGTCCATCCTGCCCCTTCGGCCGGACCGACACAGCCGCATGATTCAACCAATATGAACGCGACTCTTGCCATCGTCCAGCAGGGGCTGGCTTCCATGCAGGCGCTACAGGAACAGACGGCCCTGGCCCACCAGAAATTTCTGGACGCCCAGGCCCAGGCCAGTCGGACGCTTCAGGAAATGATGCAAAGCGCCCGCATGGCCGCCGGTTTGCCCGCCAATGTGACGGGCGTGCCCGTTGCTGAACAGACGACTTTGCCGGCACACGCCCAACCCGTTTCGCCGCAACAGCAGCCCGAACCGATGCCTGTGACGCCGGTGGTGCCGGCAACCCCTGCTGCCAGTACGCCGCCTGCAAAGCCGGCCGTCATAACGCCACCGGCCGTTGCCCGCACACAAAATATCGAACAAAAGCCGGTACCCGCTTTCAAATCGAATGGTAAAATGGAAGGTTCCGACACCGTAGCCGCCACCCTGTTGTCCGTGGTATCCGAGTTGACCGGCTATCCCGTCGAGATGCTGGGATTGGAAATGGATATCGAAGCCGATCTGGGCATCGACTCCATCAAGCGGGTGGAGATCCTATCCGCCATGGAAGAACGTATGCCCCAACTGCCCCAAGTCACCCCCGACATGGTCGGCAGTCTAAAAACCCTTGGACAGATCTGCGATTTCCTGGTTGCTGACGAAGCTGCTTCCCCCACGGTAGAAAGCCCTATTGCATCCAATACGACTGCGGACTCGTCTGCCGCCATTCAAAGCACTCTTTTGTCCGTAGTATCCGAGTTGACCGGCTACCCCGTTGAGATGCTGGGGCTGGAAATGGACATCGAGGCCGATCTGGGCATCGACTCCATCAAGCGGGTGGAGATCCTTTCGGCCATGGAAGAACGCATGCCCCAACTGCCCCAGGTTACCCCCGACATGGTCGGCAGCCTCAAAACCCTGGGACAGATCTGCGACTTTCTGGCCGCTGACGAAGCCCCCTCTTCCCAAGTCCAAATCTCGGTTCAAACACAGGAAGCTTCCAATTCGAATAACGATTCAGCCGTCTCCATACAAACCACTCTCTTATCAGTGGTATCCGAACTAACCGGCTACCCCGTTGAGATGCTGGGGCTGGAAATGGACATCGAGGCCGATCTGGGCATCGACTCCATCAAGCGGGTGGAGATCCTTTCGGCCATGGAAGAACGCATGCCCCAACTGCCCCAGGTTACCCCCGACATGGTCGGCAGCCTCAAAACCCTGGGACAGATCTGCGACTTTCTGGCCGCTGACGAAGCCCCCTCTTCCCAAGTCCAAATCTCGGTTCAAACACAGGAAGCTTCCAATTCGAATAACGATTCAGCCGTCTCCATACAAACCACTCTCTTATCAGTGGTATCCGAACTAACCGGCTACCCCGTTGAGATGCTGGGGCTGGAAATGGACATCGAGGCCGATCTGGGCATCGACTCCATCAAGCGGGTGGAGATCCTTTCGGCCATGGAAGAACGCATGCCCCAACTGCCCCAGGTTACCCCCGACATGGTCGGCAGCCTCAAAACCCTGGGACAGATCTGCGACTTTCTGGCCGGCGGACAGACCGTAACGGCGGCGCAGCCGGAACCGGCAACCCAGCAGCCGGTCGCACCGGAAACCAACACCGAGTCGATCCAGATTCCCCGCCAGATCGTCGATGTGGTGGTTCTGCCTGAAAAATCAGGTCGCACACTCCGCATTGGAGCGGATCGCTGGATCGGGGTGCTCGACGACCAAACCGACCTTGCCCAAGCCGTCTTCCGTTGCCTGGGGAAATCCGATCTTCCATGCCGCATATTGACGAAGGACCAGATTGCCGACGCTTCGAACCTGTCCGGTTTGGCGGGCCTGATTCTCTGTGTCGAAACCGATCCGGAAACAGCATTCCTGGCGGCAAAAACCGCTGCACCAGAATTACAGAACGCTGCCTCGGCCGGAGATGCCCTTTTCGCGGCCATTACCCGCATAGACGGCGCCTTTGGATTTACCGGCAACGCTTTCGAACATGCCGAACAGGGCGCCCTGGCCGGCCTGGTCAAAACCGCCCGCCTGGAGTGGCCGTCTATTACCTGCCGGGTGCTGGATCTTTCCCCGGATTTTTCCGACCCGGAACAGGCCGCGCAAAAGGCCGTGTCCGAACTATTGAGCTTGAAACCCCAAGATCCGGCGGAAATCGGCCTGTTTCCCGAAAAGCGGGTAACGTTGCAGCCGGTCCCCGCTGATACCGCCGACGGCATCCTCGACCTGGATTCATCCGACGTGGTGGCAATTACCGGCGGGGCCCGGGGTGTGACCGCCGCCTGCGCCCTGGCCCTGGCCAATGCCAGCGGTGCTGCCATCGCCCTGATCGGCCGCTCGCCGGCGCCTTTCCCGGTGCCGTCCTGGCTGGCCGGCATCGAGGACGAAGCAGGCATGAAAAAAGCCATCGTCCAACATGCGTTTGTCGATCAACAGCCGACTCCCAAGGAACTGGAAGCCGAATTCAAACGGCAAAAAGCCAATCAGGCCATTGCCGGTACCCTCCAACGCCTTGAGGATGCCGGTGTCCGGGCCGCCTATTTCAGCGCCGACGTGACCGACACAAAAGGGTTGCAGGCCGCCGTCGATGAAATCAGAACCACCCTGGGACCCATCGCCGCAGTGATCCACGGTGCCGGCGTGCTCCAGGACCGCCTGATCGCGGACAAGACCCTGAACCAATTCCGTCAAGTCTATAATACCAAGGTGCAGGGATTCAAAAACCTGCTTGAGGCCACCGAGTCGGATCGGTTGCGCCATCTGGTCTTGTTTTCGTCGGTCAGCGCCCGCACGGGCAACACCGGCCAGTGCGACTACGCCATGGCCAACGAGGTCCTCAACAAGATGGCCCGGGTGGTATCCCAGCAACGCTCCGGATGCCGCGTCAGTGCCATCAACTGGGGGCCGTGGGATGGCGGCATGGTGACGCCTTCATTGAAAAAGGCCTTCCGGGACCAGCAAATCGATCTGATTCCGGTCGAAGCCGGCGCCAACCTCATGGTGGCCGAAATGAAGAACGCCGATCCCGCACCGGTGGAGGTACTAATCGGCAGCATGCTCGAAACTCCGTCTGTCGAGGATGAAGCCAACGAAGCTGCCATGGACCTTCTGGAGCGGCGAGAACTGGATCTGCAGCGCTATCCGGTGCTGGCCTCCCACGTCATCGGCGGCAAGCCGGTGGTGCCCTTTGCCCTGATCGGCGAGTGGATCGGCCACGGTGCCGTGAAGGAAAATCCCGGTTATACCCTGCACGGTATCGACGACTTTCGGCTGCTCAGCGGCATTCGCATTGAACAGGAAAAAAAGCTGGTCCGCCTTCTGGCTGGAAAGGCCCGGAAAAACGGGAACGGATGGCATGTTGCCGTGGAGCTGCGCAACGGCGTAAAAAACGGCAAGGACGTGATTCACTCGCGGGCCAGGGCCCTGCTGGTGGACCGGCTTCCCGATCCCCCGGCATACAAGGGCAATGGGAAAAACGGCAGCCGCCCCTACCCCAGGGATCTGGATGCCGTGTACCGTGAAATCCTGTTTCACGGCGACCAGTTGCGGGCCATCCAAAACATCGAAGCCTATTCCGACCACGGCATGACGGCCCGGCTGACCGGCGCCCCGAAGCCCGAGGCCTGGATGCAGGATCCCATCCGGGAGCGCTGGACAGCCGACCCCATGGTGCTGGACGGCGCCTTTCAGATGGCCATCGTCTGGTGTTTCGAGCAGACCGGCAGTGTCTGCCTGCCCAGCTACGCCCAATCCTATCGCCAGTATCGCCCGGCCTTTCCTGAATCCGGGGTAACGGCGGTGATGACCGTAACCCAGTACACCCACCGTAAGATGTCGGCCGATTTCACCTTTCTGGACGCCGACGAACAGGTCGTGGCCACCCTTACGGGCTATGAGGCAACGGTGGATCAAACCCTCATCCATGCCTTCAGGAACAACGGACAACCCTCCGTTATCCAGGAAAATTGA
- the xerD gene encoding site-specific tyrosine recombinase XerD — translation MAPLSEYLRYLDRYQSFLVVEKGLSRKTVEAYSADLIRFGRFLEKKETTVVADIDTQLILGYLIHLRKQELGARSRARHLISLRGFFTFLTREKIIETNPANQIDLPKTGMHLPDVLSVADVEALINAPDRTKPEGLRDAAMLELIYGAGLRVSELIGLEMTGINLEAGFVRVFGKGGKERVVPVGRMATEAIRAYLEDSRPRLLKNGSSPHLFVTRRKGGMTRQSFWNLIGRYSRLAKLKKKVTPHTLRHSFATHLLEGGADLRAVQTMLGHADISTTQIYTHVAQRKLMEAHKKYHPRG, via the coding sequence TTGGCCCCGCTGTCCGAATACCTGCGATATCTGGATCGTTACCAGTCTTTTCTGGTGGTGGAGAAAGGCCTGAGCCGGAAGACCGTGGAGGCCTACAGCGCCGACCTGATCCGATTCGGTCGGTTCCTGGAAAAAAAAGAAACGACCGTTGTGGCCGACATCGACACCCAGTTGATCCTCGGCTACCTGATCCATCTGCGCAAGCAGGAGTTGGGCGCTCGCTCCCGAGCGCGGCATTTAATCAGCCTGCGGGGATTTTTTACCTTCCTGACCCGCGAAAAAATCATCGAGACCAATCCGGCCAACCAGATCGATCTGCCTAAAACCGGCATGCACCTGCCCGACGTCCTCTCCGTGGCCGATGTGGAGGCCCTGATCAACGCGCCGGACCGGACCAAGCCCGAGGGCTTGCGGGATGCCGCCATGCTGGAACTGATCTACGGCGCCGGGCTGCGCGTATCCGAACTGATCGGCCTGGAAATGACCGGCATCAACCTGGAAGCGGGATTTGTCCGGGTTTTCGGCAAGGGGGGCAAAGAACGGGTGGTTCCGGTGGGTCGCATGGCCACGGAAGCGATCCGGGCCTATCTCGAAGATTCCCGTCCGCGACTGCTGAAAAACGGCTCCAGCCCCCACCTGTTTGTCACCCGCCGGAAAGGCGGCATGACCCGCCAGAGCTTCTGGAACCTGATCGGCCGATACAGCCGCCTGGCCAAGCTGAAAAAAAAGGTCACCCCGCACACCCTGCGGCACTCTTTTGCCACCCATCTGCTCGAAGGCGGCGCCGACCTGCGCGCCGTGCAGACCATGCTGGGCCACGCGGACATCTCCACCACCCAGATCTATACCCACGTGGCCCAGCGCAAGCTGATGGAAGCCCATAAAAAATACCATCCCCGAGGATAA
- a CDS encoding HD domain-containing protein — translation MQNNHLAELQSWFNAYTRSFLTGDPKKDSAHQLKIDHTARVCENIRLLATSIGLPENQVRIAEAVALLHDVGRFEQYKRYGTFNDRKSVNHAALGVEIMKKTGVLAGLSDDEQKQIVDAVRFHNAPSLPSGKPSEELLFLRLIRDADKLDIWKVFADYYRFDNEPETAIVQHLPDQPTWAPSIIEDIANRRMARFSHMETLNDFKLLQLSWVFDLNFPETFVQAKQRGDLAVIAGTLPDAPDLRHAVGVVMEELEVKGKRG, via the coding sequence ATGCAAAACAATCATCTCGCCGAGTTACAATCCTGGTTCAACGCTTATACCCGATCCTTTCTGACCGGCGACCCCAAAAAAGACAGCGCCCATCAACTGAAAATCGACCACACGGCCCGGGTCTGTGAAAACATCCGCCTGTTGGCAACATCCATCGGCCTGCCGGAAAACCAAGTGCGCATTGCCGAAGCGGTGGCCTTGCTCCACGATGTGGGCAGGTTCGAGCAGTACAAGCGATACGGAACGTTCAATGACCGCAAGTCGGTCAATCACGCCGCCCTGGGGGTCGAAATCATGAAAAAAACCGGGGTGCTGGCCGGCCTTAGCGACGACGAACAAAAGCAGATCGTCGATGCGGTTCGTTTCCATAACGCCCCGTCGCTGCCGTCCGGCAAACCTTCCGAGGAATTGCTTTTCCTGCGTTTGATTCGTGATGCCGACAAGCTGGATATCTGGAAGGTGTTCGCCGACTATTACCGTTTTGACAATGAACCGGAAACAGCCATCGTTCAACACCTGCCCGACCAGCCGACCTGGGCCCCGTCGATCATCGAAGACATCGCAAACAGGCGCATGGCCAGATTTTCACACATGGAAACCTTGAACGATTTCAAATTATTGCAGCTCAGCTGGGTGTTCGACCTCAATTTTCCGGAAACCTTTGTTCAGGCCAAACAAAGGGGCGATCTGGCGGTAATTGCCGGTACCTTGCCCGATGCCCCCGACCTGCGCCATGCCGTGGGTGTGGTGATGGAGGAACTGGAGGTGAAGGGAAAGCGGGGGTGA